A single genomic interval of Lathyrus oleraceus cultivar Zhongwan6 chromosome 7, CAAS_Psat_ZW6_1.0, whole genome shotgun sequence harbors:
- the LOC127101850 gene encoding membrane metalloprotease ARASP, chloroplastic, which yields MVIYLSPSPPSHSTSITQFSNSKRPILESSLRLKTHFSKSLLSPSFTSPNVKLTTKKQFLHQNRNRVVDFRTSAIGGFDYGSFEGPQSVLEAAAVLTAIIVVHESGHFLAASLQGIHVSKFAVGFGPILAKFNAKNVEYSIRAFPLGGFVGFPDNDPDSDIPVDDENLLKNRPILDRIIVVSAGVIANVVFALVIIFVQILAVGLPVQEIFPGVNVPEVRPFSAASRDGLLSGDVILEVNGNEFLKPGPNSVSEVVDVIKSSPKKYVLLKVKRGGQDFQIRVTPDESFDGTGKIGVQLAPNIKLSKVRPKNAVEAVTFTAKEFWGLSSNVLDGLKQTFFNFSQTASKVSGPVAIIAVGAEVARSNIDGLYQFAAILNINLAIINLLPLPALDGGTLALILVEAARGGRKLPIEVEQRIMSSGIMLVLILGLYLIIRDTLNLDFIKEML from the coding sequence ATGGTCATATACCTCTCTCCCTCTCCACCTTCCCATTCAACTTCCATCACTCAATTCTCCAATTCAAAGAGACCCATTTTAGAATCTTCATTAAGGCTCAAAACCCATTTCTCAAAATCACTTCTttctccttcattcacttcccCAAACGTGAAACTTACCACCAAGAAGCAGTTTTTACATCAAAACAGAAACAGGGTTGTTGATTTTAGAACCTCTGCTATTGGTGGTTTTGATTATGGAAGCTTTGAAGGTCCTCAGTCTGTGCTTGAGGCTGCTGCTGTGCTGACAGCTATCATTGTTGTTCATGAAAGTGGCCACTTTCTTGCTGCTTCTCTTCAAGGTATTCATGTGAGTAAATTTGCTGTTGGGTTTGGTCCAATTTTAGCTAAGTTTAATGCGAAAAACGTTGAATATTCCATTAGAGCTTTTCCACTTGGTGGATTTGTAGGGTTCCCTGATAATGATCCAGATAGTGATATTCCTGTGGATGATGAAAATTTGCTTAAGAATAGACCAATATTAGATAGAATCATTGTGGTTTCTGCtggtgttattgcaaatgttgTTTTTGCATTAGTTATTATATTTGTTCAAATCCTTGCTGTTGGTTTGCCTGTTCAAGAAATATTTCCTGGTGTCAATGTTCCCGAGGTTCGGCCCTTTTCGGCTGCCTCTCGAGATGGATTGCTTTCGGGGGATGTGATCCTTGAAGTTAATGGAAATGAGTTTCTTAAACCTGGTCCTAATTCTgtttctgaagttgttgatgtCATTAAGAGTAGTCCCAAGAAATATGTTTTGCTTAAGGTAAAGAGAGGGGGACAAGACTTCCAAATTAGGGTAACACCGGATGAGAGTTTCGATGGAACCGGTAAAATCGGAGTTCAGTTAGCTCCGAATATTAAGTTATCTAAGGTTAGACCGAAAAACGCAGTGGAAGCTGTGACCTTTACTGCAAAAGAGTTTTGGGGTTTATCGTCGAATGTTCTCGATGGGTTAAAGCAGACATTTTTTAACTTTTCTCAGACGGCTAGTAAGGTTTCGGGCCCTGTAGCAATTATTGCTGTCGGCGCAGAAGTTGCGCGGTCGAACATCGATGGTCTGTATCAATTTGCAGCCATACTCAATATTAACCTTGCGATTATAAACCTTCTTCCTTTGCCTGCTTTGGATGGAGGAACATTGGCGTTGATTCTCGTCGAGGCTGCTAGGGGCGGGAGAAAGCTACCTATAGAAGTTGAGCAAAGGATCATGTCATCGGGAATTATGCTGGTTTTGATTCTTGGGTTATACCTTATTATTCGCGACACTCTTAACCTTGATTTTATCAAGGAAATGTTGTAA